From the genome of Blautia hydrogenotrophica DSM 10507:
GCTCTATGAAGTCCTTTACTCGTTTGAAATGGAGGTTTGATTTTTATGGGAAACAAGGTCAAGTATAACTTGAAAAACGTCCATGCCGCCAAGCTGACCGAGACGGATTCCGATGGTACGACTACCTTTTCGTATGCGGAACCAAAGGCAATCCCCGGTGCGGTGAGCATCAGTCTGGATGCGGAGGGCGAAACCAGCCCGTTCTATGCGGACGGTATTGTGTATTTCCGCAGCGTGACCAACAACGGCTACAGCGGTGATCTGGAGATCGCCCTGATCCCGGAGTGGTTCCGCACAGAGATTTTGCAGGAGAAGCTGGATGCAAAAGGGGTGCTGGTCGAAAACAGCGGTGTCGGGGAGAGCGTGAAATTTGCCCTGCTCTTTGAATTTGACGGGGATGTGAACGCTATCCGACATGTGCTGTATAACTGTTCTGCCTCCCGCCCGTCTATCGAGTCGGAGACGAAGGAGGACACGATTGAGCCGGGTACGGAGACGCTGTCGATCACGGCCGATCCCCGTTCCGATGGATTGGTGAAGGCCAGAACCGGCGATACCACAGATGCTGGGACTTATGCGAACTGGTACAAGACTGTGTATATTCCTACCGAGGAGGAACCGAAGGAAACAAGTGGTCAGGGAGGTAGCGTATGATCAAGCGTGAGATAGAAATCAGTGGGAAAAAGGTTCCCTTCCGTTCCTCTGCCACGATCCCCCGTCTGTACCGGGCAAAGTTCAAGAGGGATATTTTCAAGGATCTGTCTAAGCTGGAAAAATCCTATAAGGGTAAGACGGAAAACGGTGAGGAGTTGCAGATCGAGGATCTGGAGATCTTCGAGAACGTGGCCTATGTGATGGCCTATCATGCCGACAACAGCATACCGGCGAATATTGAAGACTGGCTGGATCAGTTTGATATGTTTTCCATTTATGAGGTGCTGCCGCAGATTCTGGAACTGTGGGGTGAGAACCTTGTGACGGATGTGACGTCAAAAAAAAGATTGGCAGAAGTGAGCGGGAAATGACCATGCCGCTGTTCCTTCTGCGGAGTGTGGAACTTGGGATTTCCATCCGTGATCTGGATCTGCTCACGATTGGGCTGGTTCTGGATATGTGGACGGAAAAAGCCAATGACGGCGTGAAATATAAGAGGCTTGCCACTCAGGAGGACTTTGACAAATTTTAAGCAGAGAAAAAGCGTCGGTCGGAATCGGCGCTTTCACTCTCTACTGCAATATTAAAAGTCAATGGTTTCTTCCAGCTGACGGTTGATATCCATCCCGCCGTAAAGAATACGGGCGATGGATACCGTGTGCGTTTCATTGTTTACGGTATAAAACAGCAGATAGTTTTTTACCGATATAAAACGTACACCCTGACTGTGCCAGGGTTCTTCTTTATAGAGCGGATTTCGCTCCGGCATGGTTTCAAGAGACCGTACGCTTTGCATGATCTGCTGGGACATATTGCGGGCGGTATCCGGGACAAGAAGCGAATAGGCAATGTATTCGTAAATGTTTTTTAAATCCTGCTGGGCTTGAAAGGTATAAACGATCTTCATTTTCATATGCCGTATAGTCTCCTCATTTCTGCGTCTACTTCATCTGCGGAGACAACGCGGCCTGCTGCGATATCATCCATACCTTTTTGGAGTTCCATATCAATCTGCTCTTTCGTCATACCGCCGATTGCAACCGGTTTTGCAGCCGGAAGTCTCATATCAAACGGTATGCCGCGATGGAGAACGACCTGCTTTAGGAACATTCCGATTGCATTCGACATAGGAATCCCAAGCTGGTTCAGAATCGCCTCTGCCTGTTCTTTTGTTTCAGGGTCTACTCTCGTATATACATTTGCGGTTCTGGATGCAGTTCGTGCCATGATAATCACCTCACTTTGATTTTCTGGCTTTATTATATCTCTTTTGATTGCTAAAAGCAATACAAAAGCAGTTATTTTACAAAATGTTCATTTTTTATGAGGGAGGTGAAAGCTGTGGCAAACCGTATCAAAGGTATCACAGTAGAGATAGGCGGCGATACCACTGGTCTTGACAAAGCGTTAAAGAGCGTCAATTCTTCCATCACGAAAACGCAGTCTGCCTTAAATGATGTGAACCGGCTCTTAAAACTCGATCCTTCCAATACGGTGTTGGTGGCGCAGAAACAGGAACTGCTGGCGCAGGCGGTGAGCCAGACGGAAGAAAAGCTGTCGGCGCTGGAAGCCGCACAGGAGCAGGTGGCCGCAGCCTTTGCCCGTGGGGATATCGGGGCGGATAAGTATCAGGCGTTCCAGCGGGAGATCGAGGAGACCCGTGGAAAGCTGAACAAATATAAGGCTGACCTTTCCGATTTGCAGACGGAGCAGGATGCCCTTTCCCAGAACACGGCACGGCTGGAAAAGCTGTTTGCCGCTACGGGGACAGAGGTGGATGATTATGCGGATATCCTTGGCAGTCGGCTGACTTCAGCGATTAAAAACGGGACTGCCAATTCTGATCAGCTGCGGACGGCCCTTGAGAAGATCGGGAAGTCCGCCACAGGCGGTAAAGCCGATATCCGACAGCTGACAGACGCTCTGGATACTGTGGATGACGGGCAGGCGATCCAAAACCTGATCCAGCAGCTGAACGAAGCCGGGGACGCTGCGGAAAATACAGCGGACGATGTGGGCCAGATTGCGGAAAATACCAAGGGCGCTGCGCTCATGCAGGCGGCGGATCAGCTGTCCGCCGTGAGCGATAAGATACAGGAAATCGGCGATAAGGCGCTGGATGCCTATACGGATACCGAGAGCGCAGTGACCAAGGTGAATGCCTACTTTGGCGAGACGGGACAGGCTGCGGAGCAGTCCGCCAACGTGATTAAAAACGTGTACTCCTCCGGTGTCGGCGAAAGCATGGATGCTGTGGCCAATGCAGTTCTGATGGTAAAGAAGAACCTTGGCGATTTGAGCGAGACGGATCTCACCAACCTGACCCAGCAGGCGATCACACTGGAAGAACTGTATGGAATTGATATGAATGAAACCCTCCGGGGTGTCAATTCCCTGATGCAGCAGTATGGACTGACGGCGCAGGAAGCGATGGATTACATCGTGGTGGGTACTCAGAACGGTTTGGATAAGACCAATGAGCTGGGCGATAACCTTTCTGAGTATGCCGGGAAGTTCGCACAAGCTGGCTATTCTGCCTCGGAGTATTTCCAGCTTTTGGATAACGGCCTGAAGAACGGCGCTTACAATCTTGACAAGGTCAACGATGCCATCAATGAGGTGACCACCCGTCTGGTGGACGGCACCATCGGGGAATCCATTGGGATGTTCTCCACGAAAACACAGGAATTGTTTACCTCCTGGCAGAATGGCGGCGCTACGCAGAAACAGGTCATAGACTCTATCGTAGCAGATATTGCCGGTTGTACAAACCAGCAGGAAGCCTTAAACCTTGCGGCACTGGCCTTTGGCACCATGGCCGAGGACGGGAACCTGAAATTTATTACTTCCCTGACTTCGGTGGGAAGTACCTATGACAGTGTAAAAGGTTCCGCACAGGGGCTGTTTGATGCAACGACCACACCTATGCAGGAGATGGAATCCAACACCCGGAAGCTGCAGCAATCCCTTGTTCCTCTGGGAGAGAAACTGGCGGAGATTGCTAATACGATTCTGCCGCCGCTGGTTGCGGTGATCCAGACGGTAAGCAGCTGGTTCCAGCAGCTGCCGGGGCCGGTGCAGAACTTTATCGTTATTCTTGGGGTGTTACTTGCAGCCTTTACAGCCCTGACTCCGGTCATTGCGGCCTTGGCGGTTTCCGTAGGCGCGTTGAATATCTTCCTTCTGCCGATCATTGCTGTGATTGCGGCGGTAGCGGCGGCCATTGCCGGGATCATCGCCATTATCCAAAACTGGGGTGCCATCACGGAGTGGTTTGGGAACCTGTGGAATACCATCTGCAATGGGATTGGCACCATGATCGAGAGCGTGAAAACGTGGTTTTCCAACCTCTGGACGCACCTGCAGAATGTCTGGAACGGCATCTGCAACGTGGTGCAGACGGCCGTGATGCTGCTTGGCTCCATTATCCAAGGGGCTGTGGACATCATCACGTTGCCGTTCCGGTTTATCTGGGAGAACTGCAAAGACATCGTCACTTCCGTCTGGAATGGGATCAAGGATACGGTCAGTTCCGTGCTGTCGGCTATCTCTGGTGTGATCTCCAGCATTATGGGGGCGATCCAGAACGTGATCAGTTCCATCTGGAACGCCATCAGCAGTAAGGTGTCCGCAGTGGTGAACGCCATCAAAAATACCGTGACCTCTGTCTTTAACGCCATCAAGTCGGTGGCTTCCACTGTCTGGAACGGGATCAAATCGGTGATCTCCACGGTGGTGGATGGGATCAAGAGCAAGGTTTCTTCCGTATTCAATGCGGTAAAAAGTACGGTATCCAGTGTATTCAACGGGATCAAAAGTACCTCTACTACGGTGTGGAATGGGATCAAGACTGCCATCACGAAGCCCATTGAAGCGGCAAAGAATACGATCAAAGGGATCGTGGACAAGATCAGCGGTTTCTTCTCCGGCATGAAGCTGGAACTGCCAAAGATCAAGCTGCCCCATTTCAAGATCACGGGTAAGTTATCCCTTGCTCCGCCGAGTGTTCCCCACCTGTCGATTGACTGGTATAAGAAAGGCGGTATCCTGACGAAACCGACCATCTTTGGCATGAACGGCAGCAGTCTGATGGCAGGCGGCGAAGCTGGACGGGAAGCGGTTCTTCCTCTGAAAGGCTTTTACCAGCAGCTGGAAAATATTTTATCCAGCAGAATGAATACCAGCGCAATGGAGAAGTATCTGGCGATCATTGCAGAGAACAGCTGCAAGGGGCTGTATCTGGATGACGGGACGCTGGTGGGGCATCTGCTCCCTGCCATTGACAGCGGCCTTGGGAAAACACAGAAACTGCAAAGGAGGCTGAGCCTATGAGACCAGATGTGAAAATCAATGACCTTTGGATGTATGCAATGGGCTGGCTCCGGGAGGAGATCGATTTTCCCACGCCGCAGTCGCAGACCAATACGGTGGTGGTGCCGGGGCGCAATGCCCCGATCCGTTTTACCGAGGCGCTGGGGCGGGTGTCCTACCAGCCCCGGAGTTTTACCATTACCCTGTCCATGCTGGGGAGCCGGGAGAAGTTCAATCAGAGGAAGGACA
Proteins encoded in this window:
- a CDS encoding major tail protein, with amino-acid sequence MGNKVKYNLKNVHAAKLTETDSDGTTTFSYAEPKAIPGAVSISLDAEGETSPFYADGIVYFRSVTNNGYSGDLEIALIPEWFRTEILQEKLDAKGVLVENSGVGESVKFALLFEFDGDVNAIRHVLYNCSASRPSIESETKEDTIEPGTETLSITADPRSDGLVKARTGDTTDAGTYANWYKTVYIPTEEEPKETSGQGGSV
- a CDS encoding type II toxin-antitoxin system RelE/ParE family toxin; this translates as MKMKIVYTFQAQQDLKNIYEYIAYSLLVPDTARNMSQQIMQSVRSLETMPERNPLYKEEPWHSQGVRFISVKNYLLFYTVNNETHTVSIARILYGGMDINRQLEETIDF
- a CDS encoding type II toxin-antitoxin system RelB/DinJ family antitoxin, which produces MARTASRTANVYTRVDPETKEQAEAILNQLGIPMSNAIGMFLKQVVLHRGIPFDMRLPAAKPVAIGGMTKEQIDMELQKGMDDIAAGRVVSADEVDAEMRRLYGI
- a CDS encoding phage tail tape measure protein; its protein translation is MREVKAVANRIKGITVEIGGDTTGLDKALKSVNSSITKTQSALNDVNRLLKLDPSNTVLVAQKQELLAQAVSQTEEKLSALEAAQEQVAAAFARGDIGADKYQAFQREIEETRGKLNKYKADLSDLQTEQDALSQNTARLEKLFAATGTEVDDYADILGSRLTSAIKNGTANSDQLRTALEKIGKSATGGKADIRQLTDALDTVDDGQAIQNLIQQLNEAGDAAENTADDVGQIAENTKGAALMQAADQLSAVSDKIQEIGDKALDAYTDTESAVTKVNAYFGETGQAAEQSANVIKNVYSSGVGESMDAVANAVLMVKKNLGDLSETDLTNLTQQAITLEELYGIDMNETLRGVNSLMQQYGLTAQEAMDYIVVGTQNGLDKTNELGDNLSEYAGKFAQAGYSASEYFQLLDNGLKNGAYNLDKVNDAINEVTTRLVDGTIGESIGMFSTKTQELFTSWQNGGATQKQVIDSIVADIAGCTNQQEALNLAALAFGTMAEDGNLKFITSLTSVGSTYDSVKGSAQGLFDATTTPMQEMESNTRKLQQSLVPLGEKLAEIANTILPPLVAVIQTVSSWFQQLPGPVQNFIVILGVLLAAFTALTPVIAALAVSVGALNIFLLPIIAVIAAVAAAIAGIIAIIQNWGAITEWFGNLWNTICNGIGTMIESVKTWFSNLWTHLQNVWNGICNVVQTAVMLLGSIIQGAVDIITLPFRFIWENCKDIVTSVWNGIKDTVSSVLSAISGVISSIMGAIQNVISSIWNAISSKVSAVVNAIKNTVTSVFNAIKSVASTVWNGIKSVISTVVDGIKSKVSSVFNAVKSTVSSVFNGIKSTSTTVWNGIKTAITKPIEAAKNTIKGIVDKISGFFSGMKLELPKIKLPHFKITGKLSLAPPSVPHLSIDWYKKGGILTKPTIFGMNGSSLMAGGEAGREAVLPLKGFYQQLENILSSRMNTSAMEKYLAIIAENSCKGLYLDDGTLVGHLLPAIDSGLGKTQKLQRRLSL